The Geomonas agri genome contains the following window.
ACGCAAACCAGAGGGTGCCATACTCACCCCGTCGGGACTTGCGCTGCCTGCGATTAATCCCATTGCTGTTATCAGCGCAAGCAAGCACCTGTGCGCCGAATGCACGCCAGGGGAGCAAGATATACTTAGTACGATACATAGTCAACAGCAAGTTATGGAGCAATCCCCTCAAACATCACAAGGCGTCAGCAACAGGAAAGACAATAGGACATTGTGATAGTGCCAGCCTTACAAAGAAAGAACCAGTGGTGAACAAGAATGAATGTGCGGTAGGGTTACGAAGATGAGAAGGATGCAGAGTGAAGATTGTCACTGACTGCCAACACCGCGCAGGAGGTTGCTGAGGGTTCCGTCGTTCTTCATGGACTTCAAAGCACTATCCAGCTTTCGGACAGCTCCCATCCTGTCCTTGTGCAACAGAATATGCATAGAATACGTTCCCAGAGGGGGGCTGTGGACGTGCAGTTGGTGTGCAGGATCATACCTTTTAAGTGCAGGCATCAGCAGAAAATCGGTGCCGACGCCGAAATCGGCCCGATCCCGCAAGAGCATTTCTATGATCACAGGTTCACTGCCGGAGACCTCGGTATAGCTTCCCTTTCGGGATTTCCCGTTGAGCATGGAACTGGTCAAGCGCGACCCCAAGACACCGACAACCCGTTCATCTTTCAAAGAGTCCCAGGTAACCGCCAGGTTACCTTTCGTTTTGCTGATGGCAATGATTTTAAGGGTCAGCAGCGGCTCAGGAACGAGTACCAGATTGGGATACAAGGGCAAGACTTCTTTTGCCCGCCCAAAGTCTCCGTCGGTTATTCCGTCGTTTGCGTACTGTATCGCCCGGGCCTGCGGCAGTTGCACGAACGTAATGCCGATGCCGGATCTCCTGGCAAGCTCAGCGCGGATCTTGGTGAGGACCGTGTACATGCGCGGGTTGGCTGAATCAAGCAACGATTGTGCAACCGACAGACGCAGATCCTGGTCCTGGGAATGGGCTTGGGTCGAATAGAAGAGGAACAGCACAGCGAAAACTAGAGATTTCACAGCCCCTCCATTAGTATGGAGATCATTTTAGTCAAAGTTGAAATAGAGTCAATCCGGAAGCAGGAAGGGAAGGAAGCTGCCAAAAAACAAAACAGCCACCCGGGAGATGTCCCGAGTGGCTGTTTAAAATGGTCGGTGCGACTGGATTCGAACCAGCGACCACTAGACCCCCAGTCTAGTGCGCTACCAGGCTGCGCTACGCACCGATTAAACCTGATAATTACAACTGATCCCTCAAACTGGTCAGTTCCAGCTTCACGTCATGAAGCAGCGCCGCAAGCGTTTCGCCGGAAAGGTCAGATTTTCGGTACTTTTTCTTCCCCTCCAGACGCTGCCTCGCCCCCTCTATGGTGAGCTTTTCAACGTACAGGAGTTCTTTGATCTGTGCGACCAACTCCACATCCTTCCTGGTGTAGAGCCTCTGGCCGCTGCTGCTCTTCTTGGGAGCCAGGGAGGAAAACTCGGTCTCCCAGAAGCGCAAGACCGAGGTGGGAAGTCCCGTCAGGGCGGAAACCTCGCCGATCCTCAGGTAATGCTTGTCCGGGATCCCGGTAATCATCGTTACTGGCTGTTGATCGCGCTCTTGAGAACCTGGCTCGGCTTGAAAGTGAGGATCTTGCGAGCCACGATGGTGATCTCCTCGCCGGTCTGCGGGTTCCTGCCACGACGATCGGACTTCTCTTTCACTACGAAGTTGCCGAACCCGGCAATCTTGATTTTATCGCCGTCTTCAAGAGTGGTTTTAATGAGGTCGAAGACCGTCTCAACGAGTTCGGCGGATTCTTTTTTGGAGAAACCGACCTTCTCATAAATTTTTTCTACGATGTCCGCTTTGGTCATAATCCCCTCAACAGGTGAAGCATTTCAGTGTGTTCTCAACAGCGGCTTAATCTAATACCATAGCGTTTTCGATTTCGCAACCGTTTTTATCTGAACGAAACATTTAATTTTTTCTGCAGCGCATCAATAACCCTCTGGTGCAGACGGGTCACTTCGTCGTCGGTCAGGGTCCTTTCCTTGGAGCCGTAACGGACGCGAATAGCGACACTCTTTTCATGAGACGCGATGTTGCCGCCCATGTAGAGATCGAAGATTTCCACCCCTTCCAGCTCCGGTGCCTTGACGCCATTGACGCAGGAAACCACGTCGGCAACCGGCAGTTCCCGGGGGAGCAGCATGGCGATGTCGCGGAAGGTGGACGGGAAGCGCGAAGGGACCTGGGCGGCACCCTGCTTCTTGCGGCAGGCAAGGAGCGCCTCGAAGTTGAGTTCGAGGTAGTACAGCGGCGTCGCGATGCCGTAGTTCTCCTGCACAGTCGGGTGCAGCTCTCCCAGGGAGCCCAGAACCTTCTTGCCGGAGAGGATGCGGCAGGACTTGCCCGGGTGGTAGTACGGGTCGAGATCCTCGGCGCTGAAGTTGACGCCTCCGACGTTAAGCTCGGCGAGGAGGTTCTCGGCGATCCCCTTCACGTCGAAGAAGTCGATCTCGTCCTTGCCCTGGTTCCACCCTTCCAGGTCACGCCTGCCGGTTAAGAGCGCGGAGATGTAGAGCGGCTCTTGCGGCAGTTCCTCCCCTTCCACGGGGAGGTAGATGCGGCGCATCTCGAAGATGCGCAGGTTGAGCGTGCGGAAGCTCACGTTCTTGACCGCGGTATCCAAAAGGCCAGGGAGCATGGTGGTACGCATTACCGAAAGCTCGTCGGAGATCGGGTTCAGGAGCACCATGCCGTTGCTGCGCAGATCCCCTTCCGGCAACAGGATCTTCTCGCAGGAGGACGGGGCGACGAAGCTATAGTTGATCACCTCGTTCAGGCCATGGGCAACCAGGAGGTCTTTCACCTTAGCGGCAAGACGCTGGGCGTCAGAGGGGAGATCGGAAAAGACCGAGGCCTGCGGCAGGGTGGCCGGGACCTTGTCGAACCCGTTCAGACGCACCACTTCCTCGACCAGGTCGATCTCGCGCTCCAGGTCGACGCGGAACAGCGGCACCTTGACCTGGAATACGCCCGGCTCGGCCTGGGTCACCTCGAACTCGAGGCGGCGGAAGATGTCCTCAACCTCGTCAGCACCAAGAGCGAGGCCGGATACGGCGTTGATGCGGGCCAGGCGCGCCGTGATGACGCGTGGCTCGACCGGCACCGGGTAGACGTCGATGACGCCCTTGGCCACCTTGCCGCCCGAAAGCTCGGCGATCAGCTGTGCGGCGCGATCAAGCGCACGGGTGAGGCCCGCGATGTCGGCGCCGCGCTCGAAGCGGTGCGAGGACTCGGTGTGGATGCCCAAGCGCTTGGAGGTCTTGCGGATGGCAGAGGGGTTGAAGTAGGCGCTCTCCAGGAGCACTTCGGTGGTCCCCTCCCCTATCTCGGAATTGCCGCCCCCCATGATGCCGGCCAGCGCAACAGCTTTTGCGCCGTCGCGGATGGTGAGGTCGGTGGCGGTAAGTTCGCGCTCCTGCCCGTCCAGCGTGCCGAACTTTTCACCCTCACCCGCAGCGGCGACCACGATCTTACCGCCAGCCAGGAGCTTGAAGTCGAAGGCGTGCAGCGGGTGCCCGTACTCAAGGAGCACGTAGTTGGTCACGTCAACGATGTTGTTGATGGAGCGGATGCCGGCGGCCATGAGACGGTTGGCAAGCCAGGCGGGGGAATCTGCCAGGGTGCAGCCGGTGATGTGACGCGCAGTGTAGCGCGGGCAGAGTTCGGGAGCGAGGATCTCGACGCTGGCAATGCCGTCGATAGGGGCGCCGGTCTCGTCGACATCGAGTCCCGGGTAATGCACCTTCTTGCCCAGCTTGGCGGCGACTTCACGGGCGATACCGACCACGCTCAGGCAGTCGGCGCGGTTGGGGGTGAGCCCGATCTCGAAGATGACGTCCTTGGTGCCGAGCGCATCGAAGAGCGGGGTGCCGATCTTGAAATCTTCGGGGAGGATCATGATGCCGGAGGACTCGGTGGAAAGCGCGAGTTCCTTCTCGGAGCAGAGCATGCCGCAGGACTCTTCGCCGCGGATCTTGGAGCGCTTGATCTTGAAGTCGCCGGGAAGGGTCGCACCGATCTGGGCCAGGGCGACCTTGTCGCCTGCCTTGAAGTTCTGCGCGCCGCAGACCACGTCGAGGATCTCCTTGCCGTTATCGACCTTGCACAGGGAGAGCTTGTCGGCGTTGGGGTGCTGGTTCTTCTCCACCACTTGCGCGACCACCACGTCGTCCATGCCGCCGCCCACCTCTTCCATGCGTTCGACCTCGAGGCCGAGCATGGTGAGCAGGTGCGACAGTTCCGCAGCCGGCAGGTCGCAATCGACGAATTCCTTGATCCAGTTATAGGTAACTATCATAGCGATTCCTTAGAATGGAAAATCTAGTAACAGGGATAAAAGGGATGCAGGGGATAACGGCAAAAACTAAATAAGCTTTTCATCCCATTTATCCCTTTTATCCCTGTTCAATGCCTTTTAGAACTGCTTCAGGAACCTGAGGTCGTTCTCGAAGAGCAGCCGCATGTCGGCGATGCCGTACTTAAGCATCGCGATCCTCTCGATCCCCATGCCGAAGGCGAACCCGGTGTACTTTTCCGAGTCGTAGCCGACGTGGCGGTACACCTCGGGGTCGACCATGCCGGAGCCGAGGATCTCGAGCCAGCCGGTCTCCTTGCAGACCCGGCACCCCTTGCCGCGGCAGATGACGCAGGCGATGTCGACCTCGGCGGAAGGCTCGGTGAACGGGAAGAAGGAGGGACGCAGCCTGACGCCGATGTCCTTGCCGAAGAGCTGGCTGATGAACAGGGTCAGGATACCCTTCAGGTCGCCGAAGGTGATCCCCTTGTCGACCATAAGCCCCTCGATCTGGTGGAACATGGGCGAATGGGTGGCGTCGGAGTCGCAGCGGTACACGGTGCCCGGCGCGATGATGCGCACCGGCGGCGGCTGCTTCAGCATGGTACGGATCTGGACCGGGGAGGTATGGGTCCTCAAGAGCACGCTCTCGCCGAAGTAGAAGGTGTCCTGCATGTCGCGCGCGGGGTGATCCTTGGGGAGGTTCAGCGCCTCGAAGTTGTAGAAGTCGAGTTCGACCTCGGGACCTTCGGCAACGGCAAAGCCAAGCGCTGCGAAGATGGAGCAGATCTCCTCGGTCACCAGGGTGATCGGGTGCTTGGACCCCAGGGGACGCTTGCGGCCGGGCAGCGTCACGTCGATCTTCTCGGCGGCAAGCCGCTGCGCCTTGACGGCGGCACGGATCTCGGCGCCGCGCGCGTCCAGGGTCTCCTCGAGTTTCGCTTTGACCGTGTTCACCACCTGGCCCACCAGGGGACGCTCCTCGGGAGTGAGTGCGCCCAGCCCTTTCATGACGCCGGTGATGGCCCCCTTCTTGCCCAGGTACTTGACCCTCAGTTCCTGCAGCCCCTCTTCCGTGGAGGCCTGAGAAAGCTCGGCAAGTGCCTCTTGTAAAAGTGCTTCGAGTTGTTCCTTCATTGCAATCGCCCTATTGCGGATAAAAAAAAGAAATGGGACATCGCTATCCCATTTCTTTTTATGCCCGCGGTATGTATTAAAATTTTGCTTTGGCTGCTGCCGCGATAGCTGCGAAACCTTTGGGATCGGAAACGGCCAGGTCGGCCATCACTTTCCTGTCGATCTCGACATTGGCGAGTTTGAGACCGTGGATCAGCTTGCTGTAGGAAAGGCCGTTGATCCTTGCCGCTGCGTTGATCCTGGTGATCCAGAGAGCCC
Protein-coding sequences here:
- a CDS encoding substrate-binding periplasmic protein, which produces MKSLVFAVLFLFYSTQAHSQDQDLRLSVAQSLLDSANPRMYTVLTKIRAELARRSGIGITFVQLPQARAIQYANDGITDGDFGRAKEVLPLYPNLVLVPEPLLTLKIIAISKTKGNLAVTWDSLKDERVVGVLGSRLTSSMLNGKSRKGSYTEVSGSEPVIIEMLLRDRADFGVGTDFLLMPALKRYDPAHQLHVHSPPLGTYSMHILLHKDRMGAVRKLDSALKSMKNDGTLSNLLRGVGSQ
- a CDS encoding MerR family transcriptional regulator; protein product: MITGIPDKHYLRIGEVSALTGLPTSVLRFWETEFSSLAPKKSSSGQRLYTRKDVELVAQIKELLYVEKLTIEGARQRLEGKKKYRKSDLSGETLAALLHDVKLELTSLRDQL
- a CDS encoding integration host factor subunit alpha, with the translated sequence MTKADIVEKIYEKVGFSKKESAELVETVFDLIKTTLEDGDKIKIAGFGNFVVKEKSDRRGRNPQTGEEITIVARKILTFKPSQVLKSAINSQ
- the pheT gene encoding phenylalanine--tRNA ligase subunit beta: MIVTYNWIKEFVDCDLPAAELSHLLTMLGLEVERMEEVGGGMDDVVVAQVVEKNQHPNADKLSLCKVDNGKEILDVVCGAQNFKAGDKVALAQIGATLPGDFKIKRSKIRGEESCGMLCSEKELALSTESSGIMILPEDFKIGTPLFDALGTKDVIFEIGLTPNRADCLSVVGIAREVAAKLGKKVHYPGLDVDETGAPIDGIASVEILAPELCPRYTARHITGCTLADSPAWLANRLMAAGIRSINNIVDVTNYVLLEYGHPLHAFDFKLLAGGKIVVAAAGEGEKFGTLDGQERELTATDLTIRDGAKAVALAGIMGGGNSEIGEGTTEVLLESAYFNPSAIRKTSKRLGIHTESSHRFERGADIAGLTRALDRAAQLIAELSGGKVAKGVIDVYPVPVEPRVITARLARINAVSGLALGADEVEDIFRRLEFEVTQAEPGVFQVKVPLFRVDLEREIDLVEEVVRLNGFDKVPATLPQASVFSDLPSDAQRLAAKVKDLLVAHGLNEVINYSFVAPSSCEKILLPEGDLRSNGMVLLNPISDELSVMRTTMLPGLLDTAVKNVSFRTLNLRIFEMRRIYLPVEGEELPQEPLYISALLTGRRDLEGWNQGKDEIDFFDVKGIAENLLAELNVGGVNFSAEDLDPYYHPGKSCRILSGKKVLGSLGELHPTVQENYGIATPLYYLELNFEALLACRKKQGAAQVPSRFPSTFRDIAMLLPRELPVADVVSCVNGVKAPELEGVEIFDLYMGGNIASHEKSVAIRVRYGSKERTLTDDEVTRLHQRVIDALQKKLNVSFR
- the pheS gene encoding phenylalanine--tRNA ligase subunit alpha, coding for MKEQLEALLQEALAELSQASTEEGLQELRVKYLGKKGAITGVMKGLGALTPEERPLVGQVVNTVKAKLEETLDARGAEIRAAVKAQRLAAEKIDVTLPGRKRPLGSKHPITLVTEEICSIFAALGFAVAEGPEVELDFYNFEALNLPKDHPARDMQDTFYFGESVLLRTHTSPVQIRTMLKQPPPVRIIAPGTVYRCDSDATHSPMFHQIEGLMVDKGITFGDLKGILTLFISQLFGKDIGVRLRPSFFPFTEPSAEVDIACVICRGKGCRVCKETGWLEILGSGMVDPEVYRHVGYDSEKYTGFAFGMGIERIAMLKYGIADMRLLFENDLRFLKQF
- the rplT gene encoding 50S ribosomal protein L20, producing the protein MPRVKRGFKARQRRNKVLKLAKGYRGARSKLFRSATEAVDRALNYAFRDRRVKKRDFRALWITRINAAARINGLSYSKLIHGLKLANVEIDRKVMADLAVSDPKGFAAIAAAAKAKF